In the genome of Acidimicrobiales bacterium, one region contains:
- a CDS encoding sensor histidine kinase has product MTTEAANDPIAALPAPEAAHLRRLVASSAMLADVSFADILVLVPRDEAATGFLVAGQRRPINAQTIHPADLVGEFLPGSERPLSVHAFETGEVTDGGLFLAATGRWVRTLAVPIRFRGKVIGVLVREFSPVSQRIPGELEMTYFAVFRRLAAMVAEGIYPFPAEGREHEHMPRVGDGLILLDVDTVVEYISPNALSALRRAGIAGDPTARRISAGGLDDLVVRTALHSRLPHTEEILRDDYTLVLRAVPLIAGDRVTGAVLLARDISELRRRDRLIMTKDATIAEIHHRVKNNLQTISSLLRLQSRRAQAPEAKAAIAESVRRIRSISVVHELLSREPSDEVPFAEVVHSLVRVVQDALIGPERPVRITIGGEPGVFPSDVTTTLAVVVSELLQNAMDHAFPPSPGDAAVDRSVTITLGTEESGLRVEVADNGVGLPPTADGTRDDGLGLTIVRTLVETELGGTLELTSSPDGTTAVAIVPRR; this is encoded by the coding sequence GTGACCACCGAGGCCGCCAACGACCCGATCGCGGCGCTTCCCGCCCCCGAGGCCGCCCACCTGCGTCGCCTCGTCGCGTCCTCGGCCATGCTCGCCGACGTGTCGTTCGCCGACATCCTCGTCCTCGTCCCGCGCGACGAGGCAGCGACGGGATTCCTCGTCGCCGGCCAGCGACGTCCGATCAACGCGCAGACCATCCATCCCGCTGACCTCGTCGGTGAGTTCCTCCCAGGCTCGGAACGTCCGCTGAGCGTCCACGCGTTCGAAACGGGTGAGGTCACCGACGGCGGGCTGTTCCTCGCCGCGACCGGGCGATGGGTGCGGACGCTCGCCGTACCCATCCGGTTCCGCGGAAAGGTGATCGGTGTCCTCGTGCGGGAGTTCTCACCGGTCAGCCAGCGGATCCCCGGCGAACTGGAGATGACGTACTTCGCGGTCTTCCGCCGCCTGGCGGCGATGGTCGCCGAGGGCATCTACCCGTTCCCCGCTGAGGGTCGCGAGCACGAGCACATGCCCCGCGTCGGCGACGGGCTGATCCTGCTCGACGTGGACACGGTGGTGGAGTACATCTCCCCCAACGCGCTGTCGGCTCTGCGCCGCGCGGGAATCGCCGGCGACCCGACCGCCCGCCGGATCTCCGCCGGCGGACTCGATGACCTCGTCGTCCGCACGGCGCTGCACAGTCGCCTCCCCCACACCGAGGAGATCCTGCGCGACGACTACACGCTCGTCCTGCGCGCCGTGCCGCTGATCGCCGGGGACCGCGTGACCGGTGCGGTCCTGTTGGCCCGCGACATCTCCGAGCTGCGGCGGCGAGACCGGCTGATCATGACCAAGGACGCGACGATCGCCGAGATCCACCACCGGGTGAAGAACAACCTGCAGACCATCTCGTCGCTGCTGCGCCTCCAGAGTCGGCGGGCACAGGCACCCGAGGCCAAGGCCGCCATCGCCGAGTCCGTGCGACGGATCCGGTCCATATCGGTCGTCCACGAACTGCTGTCGCGCGAGCCCAGCGACGAGGTCCCCTTCGCCGAGGTCGTCCACTCCCTCGTACGCGTCGTCCAGGACGCCCTCATCGGACCGGAGCGTCCCGTACGGATCACCATCGGAGGCGAACCCGGGGTCTTCCCCTCCGACGTGACGACGACGCTCGCAGTCGTGGTGAGCGAACTGCTCCAGAACGCGATGGATCACGCGTTCCCGCCGTCACCGGGGGACGCCGCCGTGGACCGCTCGGTCACCATCACGCTCGGAACCGAGGAGTCGGGCCTGCGCGTCGAGGTGGCCGACAATGGTGTCGGCCTGCCCCCGACCGCCGACGGCACCCGCGACGACGGTCTCGGGCTGACGATCGTCCGCACCCTCGTCGAGACCGAACTCGGCGGAACGCTCGAACTGACGTCGTCGCCCGACGGCACGACGGCAGTGGCGATCGTGCCCCGTCGCTGA
- a CDS encoding sterol desaturase family protein produces the protein MSAVAATTAVPGGFAIWSVTEYLSHRFGMHTGAGRTPMAREHRRHHGQPEATAWQMRLGGYAAMAAAAGLAAAGATRIVSRSTAVGLSTGWFGGYAFYELSHWFSHHRAPRTTWGRRLRTRHFRHHFGAPRSNLGVTTSLWDRIAGTEVDDDGPVRVPRRLAMDWLVEDGEIRAGYHGEYVLTGRRALDEAQREDDLARAYADRPPLTD, from the coding sequence ATGTCCGCCGTCGCCGCCACCACTGCAGTACCCGGAGGCTTCGCGATCTGGTCGGTGACGGAGTACCTCTCGCACCGGTTCGGAATGCACACCGGCGCAGGCCGCACCCCCATGGCCCGGGAGCACCGTCGCCACCACGGACAGCCCGAGGCCACCGCATGGCAGATGCGCCTCGGCGGCTACGCGGCCATGGCCGCTGCGGCGGGTCTCGCCGCCGCCGGGGCGACGAGAATCGTCAGCCGCAGCACCGCCGTCGGCCTGTCGACGGGCTGGTTCGGCGGCTACGCCTTCTACGAACTGAGTCACTGGTTCAGCCACCACCGCGCCCCCCGCACGACGTGGGGACGGCGGTTGCGGACCCGGCACTTCCGACACCACTTCGGTGCCCCCCGCTCGAACCTGGGCGTCACCACATCGCTGTGGGACCGGATCGCCGGCACCGAAGTCGACGACGACGGGCCCGTGCGGGTACCACGTCGCCTCGCGATGGACTGGCTCGTGGAGGACGGTGAGATCCGAGCGGGGTACCACGGCGAGTACGTCCTGACTGGACGGCGCGCCCTCGACGAGGCCCAACGCGAGGACGATCTCGCGCGGGCCTACGCCGACCGCCCACCCCTGACCGACTGA
- a CDS encoding DUF3516 domain-containing protein, with protein MLRPPVDAGPDEILETFVDHVTDQGLELYPAQEEAILEILAGNNVIVNTPTGSGKSLVGAAAHLAALATGRRSYYTAPIKALVSEKFFSLCRDFGSDNVGMVTGDAAVNGDAPIICCTAEILANQALRDGRRADVDVVVADEFHFYADPQRGWAWQVPLLELPHCQFVLMSATLGDTTRFETGLTDLTGRPTVVVSSATRPVPLTFEYRETPIHETIAEALAEDRAPIYVVHFSQREATEAAQAYTSLDAISREEKEQVREAVGGFRFDSAIGKDLRRFVGLGVGVHHAGLLPKYRLLVEKLAQQGLLKVICGTDTLGVGVNVPIRTVLFTQLCKYDGTGTRLLTNREFAQIAGRAGRRGFDDVGYVEAQAPAHVVENKRAEEKAADDPKKKRKLVKSRPPERGFVPWNEDTFTKLVDGAPETLTSSFSVSHQMLMHLLDRPGDGCAAVRRILKENHDPPKLQRTHKRRAISIYRSLREAGVVTELDEPDELGRRVRVTIDLQDDFALHQPLSLFAVEAIETLEPVEPDYALDVLSVIESVLENPGVILAAQIDRRRTALLQELKARGVEYEERMERLAEVRHPEPLADFLQPAFGVFRSHHPWVGDERVKPKSIVREIYETGWSFRDFVVHYGLKRSEGVVLRYLSDAFRALRQNVPEPARTDDVVDLTEWLGEVVRQVDSSLLDEWERLTAIDDAAAAGADDLPGVIADAPDLGGDRPDVTANRRAFAVMVRNEVFRWVQLLARREHETLAEVPGDGERWTAEEIENAIADYWTVHDRIGLDRDARGPELFEFGVDGDPDVVRQTIADPERWQDWKVVGRVDREASREEGRAVVLLSDIGDLGVEGRLR; from the coding sequence GTGCTGCGCCCCCCGGTCGACGCCGGCCCCGACGAGATCCTCGAGACCTTCGTCGACCACGTCACCGATCAGGGGCTCGAGCTCTACCCGGCCCAGGAGGAGGCGATCCTCGAGATCCTGGCGGGCAACAACGTGATCGTGAACACCCCGACGGGCTCCGGAAAGTCGCTCGTCGGGGCAGCGGCGCACCTCGCCGCACTCGCGACGGGTCGTCGCTCGTACTACACCGCACCGATCAAGGCGCTCGTGAGCGAGAAGTTCTTCTCCCTGTGTCGCGACTTCGGATCCGACAACGTCGGCATGGTCACCGGCGACGCCGCGGTCAACGGCGACGCCCCGATCATCTGCTGCACCGCGGAGATCCTCGCCAACCAGGCCCTGCGGGACGGGCGGCGGGCCGACGTCGACGTGGTCGTCGCCGACGAGTTCCACTTCTACGCCGACCCCCAGCGCGGCTGGGCGTGGCAGGTGCCCCTGCTCGAGCTGCCCCACTGCCAGTTCGTGCTGATGTCGGCGACGCTCGGCGACACCACGCGCTTCGAGACGGGACTGACCGACCTGACCGGGCGACCCACCGTCGTCGTGAGCTCGGCGACCCGCCCGGTCCCGCTGACCTTCGAGTATCGCGAGACGCCGATCCACGAGACGATCGCCGAGGCCCTCGCCGAGGACCGCGCACCCATCTACGTCGTCCACTTCAGCCAGCGGGAGGCAACCGAGGCGGCCCAGGCCTACACGTCCCTCGATGCGATCAGTCGCGAGGAGAAGGAGCAGGTCCGCGAAGCCGTCGGGGGATTCCGCTTCGACTCCGCGATCGGCAAGGACCTCCGTCGCTTCGTCGGCCTGGGTGTCGGTGTCCACCACGCCGGGCTGCTCCCCAAGTACCGGCTCCTCGTGGAGAAGCTCGCCCAACAGGGCCTCTTGAAGGTGATCTGCGGCACCGACACGCTGGGCGTCGGCGTCAACGTCCCCATCCGCACCGTTCTGTTCACCCAGCTCTGCAAGTACGACGGGACCGGCACCCGCCTGCTCACGAATCGGGAGTTCGCCCAGATCGCCGGCCGGGCCGGCCGCCGCGGTTTCGACGACGTCGGCTACGTCGAGGCCCAGGCTCCGGCGCACGTGGTCGAGAACAAGCGGGCGGAGGAGAAGGCTGCGGACGACCCGAAGAAGAAGCGCAAGCTCGTGAAGTCCAGGCCACCCGAGCGTGGCTTCGTGCCCTGGAACGAGGACACGTTCACGAAGCTCGTCGACGGCGCACCCGAGACCCTGACGTCGAGTTTCTCGGTGAGTCACCAGATGCTCATGCACCTGCTGGACCGGCCAGGCGACGGCTGCGCCGCGGTGCGTCGGATCCTGAAGGAGAACCACGACCCCCCGAAGCTCCAGCGCACCCACAAGCGCCGGGCCATCTCCATCTACCGCTCGCTGCGTGAGGCGGGTGTGGTCACCGAGTTGGACGAGCCCGACGAACTGGGCCGACGCGTCCGGGTGACCATCGACCTCCAGGACGACTTCGCCCTGCATCAGCCGCTCTCACTGTTCGCGGTCGAGGCGATCGAGACCCTCGAGCCCGTCGAGCCCGACTACGCCCTCGACGTCCTGTCGGTCATCGAGTCCGTGCTCGAGAACCCGGGCGTGATCCTGGCCGCCCAGATCGACCGGCGACGTACCGCCCTCCTGCAGGAACTCAAGGCGCGTGGCGTGGAGTACGAGGAGCGGATGGAGCGCCTCGCCGAGGTGCGCCATCCGGAGCCGCTGGCCGACTTCCTCCAGCCCGCCTTCGGGGTGTTCCGGTCGCATCACCCGTGGGTGGGCGACGAGCGCGTCAAGCCGAAGTCGATCGTCCGGGAGATCTACGAGACGGGCTGGTCGTTCAGGGACTTCGTTGTCCACTACGGCCTGAAGCGCTCCGAAGGCGTCGTCCTGCGCTACCTCTCCGACGCCTTCCGTGCGCTGCGCCAGAACGTCCCGGAACCGGCACGAACCGACGACGTCGTGGACCTGACCGAGTGGCTCGGGGAGGTCGTCCGTCAGGTGGACTCGAGCCTCCTCGACGAGTGGGAACGCCTCACGGCCATCGACGACGCGGCCGCCGCCGGGGCCGACGATCTTCCCGGGGTGATCGCCGACGCCCCCGATCTCGGAGGGGACCGCCCGGATGTGACCGCGAACCGCCGGGCCTTCGCCGTCATGGTCCGCAACGAGGTCTTCCGCTGGGTGCAACTCCTCGCCCGCCGTGAACACGAGACGCTCGCGGAGGTTCCCGGTGACGGCGAGCGGTGGACCGCCGAGGAGATCGAGAACGCGATCGCCGACTACTGGACGGTCCATGACCGCATCGGCCTGGACCGCGACGCCCGGGGCCCCGAACTCTTCGAGTTCGGCGTCGACGGGGATCCCGATGTCGTGCGCCAGACGATCGCAGACCCCGAGCGTTGGCAAGACTGGAAGGTCGTCGGACGGGTCGACCGCGAGGCGTCACGCGAGGAGGGGCGGGCCGTGGTCCTGCTCAGCGACATCGGTGACCTCGGCGTGGAAGGACGACTGCGCTGA
- a CDS encoding aldehyde dehydrogenase family protein, which yields MNEAAPGTQSAAGAVARLRHTFDSGRTRPLEWRLAQLTALRDLLDNEADRLADALAADLGKPTLEGWVTDVAFTRRTVAHTLEHLPSWVKPEKVDVPAVLRPGRAHLHRDPLGVVAVIAPWNYPVQLVVEPLAAAIAGGNTVLVKPSEFAPATAVALSELFSRHLDTDAVVTIQGDADVAAEVVAADLDHIFFTGSPRVGRMVMAAAAERLTPVTLELGGKSPAVVTRGADLAVAARRITWGKFLNAGQTCVAPDHVIVDRSLRDELVDGIVGSIRRFYGRNAAESPDYARIVNKDHLARLTGLLAAPESGEIVHGGAVSAADRYVEPTVFVDPDPGSALMSEEIFGPILPVVTVDDTQAAIAEVRSRPHPLALYVFADDETARTVIDGTASGGVCVNHTLVHAAIPDLGFGGVGGSGFGRYHGRFGFETFTNPRGVLSKPARPDPGFAYPPYGRVTSRVLRRIL from the coding sequence ATGAACGAGGCTGCCCCGGGGACCCAGAGCGCCGCCGGGGCCGTCGCCCGGCTACGACACACCTTCGATTCCGGTCGGACCCGCCCGCTGGAGTGGCGCCTCGCACAACTGACCGCCCTGCGGGACCTCCTCGACAACGAAGCCGACCGCCTGGCCGACGCCCTCGCCGCGGACCTGGGCAAGCCGACCCTCGAGGGGTGGGTGACCGATGTCGCGTTCACCCGCAGGACCGTCGCCCACACGCTCGAGCATCTCCCGTCGTGGGTGAAGCCCGAGAAGGTGGACGTCCCAGCCGTCCTGCGACCGGGACGGGCCCACCTGCACCGTGACCCGCTCGGCGTCGTGGCCGTGATCGCACCGTGGAACTACCCGGTGCAGCTCGTGGTCGAACCCCTCGCCGCGGCGATCGCCGGTGGCAACACGGTGCTCGTGAAGCCGTCGGAGTTCGCGCCGGCGACCGCCGTCGCTCTCAGCGAGCTGTTCTCACGCCACCTCGACACCGACGCCGTCGTGACCATCCAGGGAGATGCGGACGTGGCGGCCGAGGTCGTGGCCGCCGACCTGGACCACATCTTCTTCACCGGTAGTCCCCGCGTGGGCCGCATGGTGATGGCAGCGGCGGCGGAACGGCTCACGCCGGTCACCCTCGAGCTCGGAGGCAAGAGCCCCGCCGTCGTGACCCGGGGTGCGGACCTCGCCGTCGCGGCCCGCCGGATCACCTGGGGGAAGTTCCTCAACGCCGGCCAGACCTGCGTCGCGCCCGACCACGTCATCGTGGACCGCTCACTACGGGACGAACTGGTCGACGGGATCGTGGGGTCCATCCGGCGCTTCTACGGCAGGAACGCAGCCGAGAGCCCGGACTACGCCCGCATCGTCAACAAGGACCACCTGGCCCGTCTGACAGGCCTGCTGGCGGCACCGGAATCGGGCGAGATCGTCCACGGTGGGGCCGTGTCGGCCGCCGACCGCTACGTGGAGCCGACCGTGTTCGTCGACCCGGATCCCGGCTCCGCGTTGATGAGCGAGGAGATCTTCGGCCCGATCCTGCCGGTCGTCACCGTGGACGACACGCAGGCCGCCATCGCGGAGGTCCGGTCACGCCCCCACCCCCTCGCCCTCTATGTCTTCGCCGACGACGAAACGGCCCGGACGGTGATCGACGGGACGGCGTCGGGAGGTGTCTGCGTGAACCACACGCTCGTCCACGCGGCGATCCCGGACCTCGGCTTCGGTGGTGTCGGTGGCAGCGGCTTCGGCCGCTATCACGGCCGCTTCGGCTTCGAGACGTTCACGAACCCGAGGGGCGTCCTCTCCAAGCCGGCCAGACCCGATCCGGGATTCGCCTACCCGCCGTACGGACGGGTCACCTCACGGGTGCTGCGCCGGATCCTCTGA
- a CDS encoding MFS transporter has protein sequence MTIYGGLAAGPLIGEWLDETFSTDTVWTVGGILAIAAALFSLAAPGGESGTGGSIWPTRLYHPAAYRPGLIVFVALFGWAGFLAFVSVWAEEVGVGRAGTVFALFAGIVLVLRIFAARVPDALGAVRTTRFALLFTTLGLGVIGAWQSVSGIYVGTALLGLGQTFLFPALFVLVIDTAPDAERSQAVASFSISFDLAVAAGGAAAGAIVAVTGATSSAFLLGAGLNAVALAFGPRSLRRLAEEADETVGDLRGSGAAPVR, from the coding sequence GTGACCATCTACGGCGGACTCGCCGCCGGTCCGCTCATCGGTGAGTGGCTCGATGAGACCTTCTCGACCGACACCGTGTGGACCGTCGGGGGCATCCTCGCGATCGCCGCCGCGCTCTTCTCGCTCGCTGCTCCCGGCGGCGAGTCGGGCACGGGTGGGAGCATCTGGCCGACGCGCCTGTACCACCCTGCGGCGTACAGGCCCGGCCTCATCGTCTTCGTCGCGCTGTTCGGCTGGGCCGGATTCCTCGCGTTCGTGTCTGTGTGGGCGGAGGAGGTCGGGGTCGGCAGGGCCGGCACCGTTTTCGCCCTGTTCGCCGGGATCGTGCTCGTCCTGAGGATCTTCGCGGCGAGGGTTCCTGATGCGCTCGGAGCGGTCCGCACGACGAGGTTCGCTCTGCTCTTCACCACCCTGGGGCTCGGTGTCATCGGCGCGTGGCAGTCGGTGTCGGGGATCTACGTCGGCACCGCGCTGCTGGGCCTCGGTCAGACTTTCCTGTTTCCGGCCCTGTTCGTTCTCGTGATCGACACGGCTCCGGACGCGGAGCGCAGCCAGGCCGTCGCGTCGTTCTCGATCTCCTTCGATCTCGCAGTCGCTGCCGGCGGAGCGGCGGCGGGCGCGATCGTCGCCGTCACGGGTGCGACATCGTCGGCCTTCCTGCTGGGCGCGGGGCTCAACGCAGTCGCCCTCGCATTCGGGCCGCGTTCTCTGCGACGACTGGCCGAGGAGGCCGACGAAACCGTCGGTGACCTCAGAGGATCCGGCGCAGCACCCGTGAGGTGA
- a CDS encoding MFS transporter, with translation MTQTAPGDAAMWTRRFVLLFVAGVFYFTAIGTVLPVLPTFIADDLGGGDLAIGIALGAMGWTAAVLRPFVGSLGDARGRRVLSVGGSVIVAVSIAGNLVATSVPVVIAFRLLTGVGEAAVFVGLAAAIQDIAPPRRRSTR, from the coding sequence GTGACGCAGACGGCACCCGGCGACGCCGCGATGTGGACCCGGCGTTTCGTGTTGCTGTTCGTCGCAGGTGTCTTCTACTTCACCGCCATCGGGACCGTTCTGCCCGTCCTGCCGACGTTCATCGCCGATGACCTCGGCGGCGGCGACCTCGCGATCGGCATCGCTCTCGGTGCGATGGGATGGACCGCGGCGGTCCTGCGGCCCTTCGTGGGGTCGCTGGGTGACGCCCGGGGCCGCCGGGTCCTCTCGGTCGGTGGCTCGGTGATCGTCGCGGTGTCGATCGCCGGCAACCTCGTCGCGACGAGCGTCCCGGTGGTGATCGCGTTCCGTCTCCTGACCGGGGTCGGTGAGGCGGCGGTGTTCGTCGGTCTCGCCGCCGCCATCCAGGACATCGCGCCTCCGCGCCGTCGCTCTACTCGGTGA
- a CDS encoding xanthine dehydrogenase family protein molybdopterin-binding subunit, translating into MSLTSEPSPTSGGSILGHEVRRVEDPRMLRSGGVYVDDIDLPGAAHVHFVRATTAHAELLDVDVSEAIGAPGVLAVVTGDDLDGHALAPLVGDAHFAQALLARGRVRYVGEPIAAVVATDRYLAADAAELVIVDYEPLPAVVDPRDALADDVVLFEEAGTNVCRRVDATSTVDFGGCDVVTTVEIVNQRIYAAPIEPRVAAAAWGEDGRLVCWSSTQGADPARNVICEALSLETDQVRMIIPDVGGAFGAKARPGPEEALLGFLARRVDRPVRWSETRNESLLSLGHGRGQVQTITLGGTSDGDLTHLRLEVLGDAGAYPKIAPFLHGLTLMMATGTYGITEVETSATSVVTNTAPVQAFRGAGRPEAAAAIERAVDAFAAQAGLDPADVRRRNLLAADVFPYTTPGGFTYDNGAYHSALETALDAVGYDDLRVQQRARRGSGDTRALGIGLSSYVEVTAPGAEHTEFASVELCDDGSILARTGATPYGQGHATTWAMLIADRTGVAIPAITLVHGDTDAVPSSGITGGSRSVQVAGSSMADAAEKLAELAREVAAELLEAAVDDIVLDSSTGRFHVQGTPARSVGWSDVAAETPEPLAATSDFVQHGSTFPFGSHVAVVEVDTETGAVELVRFVAVDDAGTLINPLLAAGQIHGGLAAGIAQALLEEVVYDADGNLLTSTFTDYTVISAAELPDFDRIVQETPTPLNPLGAKGIGESGTVGATPAVQNAVVDALAHLGVRHVDMPTTPRRVFEAIRAAGS; encoded by the coding sequence ATGAGCCTGACCAGCGAGCCGTCCCCCACGAGCGGTGGGAGCATCCTCGGCCACGAGGTGCGTCGCGTCGAAGACCCCCGCATGTTGCGGTCCGGAGGTGTCTACGTCGACGACATCGACCTGCCGGGTGCCGCCCACGTCCACTTCGTGCGGGCCACGACCGCCCACGCCGAACTCCTCGACGTGGACGTCAGCGAGGCCATCGGCGCCCCGGGCGTCCTCGCCGTCGTGACCGGTGACGACCTCGACGGCCACGCTCTCGCGCCACTCGTGGGCGACGCCCACTTCGCCCAGGCGCTGCTCGCCCGGGGCCGGGTGCGCTACGTCGGTGAACCGATCGCCGCGGTGGTCGCGACCGACCGGTACCTCGCTGCCGACGCCGCAGAACTCGTCATCGTCGACTACGAACCGCTCCCCGCCGTGGTCGACCCCCGTGACGCGCTCGCCGACGACGTCGTCCTCTTCGAGGAGGCGGGAACCAATGTCTGCCGCCGCGTCGATGCCACCTCGACCGTGGACTTCGGTGGGTGCGACGTGGTCACGACCGTGGAGATCGTCAACCAGCGGATCTACGCGGCACCGATCGAACCTCGGGTCGCCGCGGCAGCCTGGGGTGAGGACGGACGCCTCGTGTGCTGGTCGAGCACCCAGGGTGCGGACCCGGCCCGCAACGTCATCTGCGAGGCACTGAGTCTCGAGACCGACCAGGTCAGGATGATCATCCCCGACGTCGGTGGGGCCTTCGGAGCGAAGGCCCGCCCGGGGCCCGAAGAGGCGCTGCTCGGCTTCCTCGCCCGCCGGGTGGACCGCCCTGTCCGCTGGTCCGAGACCCGCAACGAGAGCCTCCTGTCTCTCGGCCACGGCCGCGGCCAGGTGCAGACCATCACCCTCGGCGGGACCAGCGACGGCGATCTCACCCACCTGCGTCTCGAGGTTCTCGGCGACGCCGGCGCCTACCCGAAGATCGCCCCCTTCCTGCACGGCCTGACCCTCATGATGGCCACGGGGACCTACGGCATCACCGAGGTCGAGACGTCGGCGACGTCGGTCGTCACCAACACGGCGCCTGTGCAGGCGTTCCGCGGGGCCGGGCGTCCCGAGGCCGCGGCGGCAATCGAGCGCGCCGTCGACGCCTTCGCCGCTCAGGCCGGGCTCGACCCCGCCGATGTCCGGCGCCGGAACCTCCTGGCCGCAGATGTCTTCCCGTACACGACGCCCGGCGGGTTCACCTACGACAACGGCGCGTACCACAGCGCGCTCGAGACCGCCCTGGACGCTGTCGGATACGACGACCTCCGGGTGCAACAGCGCGCCCGCCGGGGGTCCGGGGACACCCGGGCCCTCGGCATCGGTCTGTCGTCCTACGTCGAGGTGACCGCACCGGGCGCCGAGCACACGGAGTTCGCGTCCGTGGAACTCTGCGACGACGGGTCGATCCTGGCCCGCACCGGGGCGACACCCTACGGCCAGGGCCATGCGACGACGTGGGCGATGCTCATCGCCGACCGCACCGGCGTGGCGATCCCGGCGATCACCCTCGTGCACGGCGACACCGACGCCGTCCCGAGCTCGGGCATCACCGGCGGTTCACGCTCGGTGCAGGTGGCCGGGTCCTCGATGGCCGATGCCGCGGAGAAGCTCGCCGAGCTCGCCCGGGAGGTCGCGGCGGAACTCCTGGAGGCAGCTGTCGACGACATCGTTCTCGACAGCTCCACCGGCCGGTTCCACGTCCAGGGCACGCCCGCCCGCTCGGTCGGCTGGTCGGACGTAGCCGCCGAGACCCCGGAACCGCTGGCCGCCACCAGTGACTTCGTCCAGCACGGATCGACGTTCCCCTTCGGGTCACACGTCGCGGTCGTCGAGGTGGACACCGAGACCGGCGCGGTCGAGTTGGTCCGCTTCGTCGCCGTGGACGACGCAGGCACGCTGATCAACCCGCTGCTCGCTGCCGGTCAGATCCACGGCGGGCTCGCCGCGGGCATCGCGCAGGCACTTCTCGAGGAGGTCGTCTACGACGCCGACGGGAACCTGCTGACGTCGACCTTCACCGACTACACGGTGATCTCGGCCGCCGAGCTCCCGGACTTCGACCGGATCGTCCAGGAGACGCCCACCCCGCTCAACCCGCTCGGGGCCAAGGGCATCGGTGAATCCGGGACGGTCGGCGCCACGCCGGCGGTGCAGAACGCCGTGGTGGATGCACTCGCGCACCTCGGTGTGCGCCACGTGGACATGCCGACGACGCCACGCAGGGTCTTCGAGGCCATCCGCGCCGCCGGCAGCTGA
- a CDS encoding SDR family oxidoreductase, with product MSGRRVVVTGGAKGIGLAVLERFVAEGDTVVALGRDVDALAAVADRAETAVCDVTDPGTVAAVFAGLGRIDVLVNNAGAASSAPISRLTVEEMERLWRINTIGVMLCTQAVLPAMREHGEGRIVTVASYAARVGAPYIAAYVSSKHAALGFMRSVAAELRGTGVTANTVCPAYVETEMAEQAITTIRDKTGVDRAAAIDALVGFSGLGRLIRPDEVAEAVAYFAGERSGAVNGQSLVIDGGGLQF from the coding sequence ATGTCGGGACGTCGTGTCGTGGTGACCGGGGGTGCGAAGGGGATCGGGCTCGCCGTTCTCGAGCGTTTCGTGGCCGAGGGCGACACCGTCGTCGCACTGGGGCGTGACGTAGATGCGCTCGCCGCGGTCGCGGACCGTGCCGAGACCGCTGTCTGTGACGTCACGGACCCCGGGACCGTCGCCGCGGTGTTCGCCGGTCTCGGCCGGATCGACGTTCTCGTGAACAACGCCGGTGCTGCGAGTTCGGCGCCGATCAGCCGCCTGACGGTCGAGGAGATGGAGCGCCTGTGGCGCATCAACACGATCGGCGTGATGTTGTGCACGCAGGCCGTGCTTCCTGCCATGCGTGAGCACGGAGAGGGCCGGATCGTCACCGTCGCGTCGTACGCGGCGCGCGTCGGAGCGCCCTACATCGCCGCGTACGTCTCGTCGAAGCACGCGGCGCTGGGCTTCATGCGGTCCGTGGCCGCCGAGTTGCGCGGTACCGGGGTGACGGCCAACACGGTGTGCCCCGCCTACGTCGAGACCGAGATGGCCGAGCAGGCGATCACGACCATCAGAGACAAGACCGGCGTGGACCGCGCCGCAGCGATCGATGCCCTCGTGGGGTTCTCCGGACTCGGTCGCCTGATCCGACCCGACGAGGTCGCCGAGGCCGTGGCCTACTTCGCCGGCGAGCGCTCGGGAGCGGTCAACGGGCAGTCACTGGTCATCGACGGCGGCGGGCTCCAGTTCTGA